In the genome of Fulvivirga maritima, one region contains:
- the mgtE gene encoding magnesium transporter, with translation MINMQGKHPADIAEHLSTLDKKERDISFLLLTSKKAEVFSYFDDQLKEEIIRSLGESELEELINSMNPDDRTGLFENFPDELIKRLVNLLSDSEKDVALNLIGYEKESIARLMTPNYIQARPNWTVEKVLDHIKRFGRKAETLNFIYVVDEENSLVDDLRIGELLLSDKNKPISELMDKEFIAIRANTHVEDAFHIFDKYDRSALPIVTDKNTLVGIVTFDDILDKIKERDTEDIQKFGGVEGLEMSYTQTPWVELVKKRAVWLIILFVGEILTASAMSYYEDEIEKAVMLALFVPLIISSGGNSGSQAASLIIRAMALREVKLADWWYVIKKELLSGLLLGAILGATGFIRILFWQKTGLYDYGEFWFAVAGAVSASLVFIVLWGTVAGAIIPFILRKVGLDPATASAPFVATFVDVTGLIIYFSIAAVFLAGKLL, from the coding sequence ATGATAAACATGCAAGGCAAGCACCCTGCTGATATAGCAGAGCACCTCAGTACATTAGATAAGAAGGAAAGGGATATTTCTTTCTTACTCCTTACTTCAAAAAAGGCCGAGGTATTCAGTTACTTCGATGATCAGCTTAAAGAAGAAATTATCAGAAGCCTGGGAGAAAGTGAGCTGGAAGAGTTAATAAACTCAATGAATCCTGATGATAGAACCGGCCTTTTTGAAAATTTTCCTGATGAGCTGATCAAGCGCCTGGTCAACCTGCTCAGCGATTCTGAAAAGGATGTTGCTCTGAACTTAATAGGCTATGAAAAGGAGAGCATTGCCCGGTTAATGACTCCAAATTACATACAAGCGCGCCCCAACTGGACAGTAGAAAAGGTGCTGGATCATATTAAGAGGTTTGGTAGAAAAGCGGAGACTCTTAATTTCATTTATGTAGTTGATGAAGAAAATAGCCTTGTCGATGATTTGAGAATAGGCGAGTTACTACTGTCAGATAAAAATAAGCCTATTTCAGAGCTCATGGATAAGGAGTTTATAGCTATCCGTGCCAACACTCATGTAGAGGATGCATTTCATATTTTTGATAAGTATGACCGCTCTGCTTTACCCATTGTTACCGATAAAAATACATTGGTGGGCATTGTTACCTTTGATGATATACTCGATAAAATAAAAGAACGCGATACTGAAGATATTCAAAAATTTGGAGGTGTAGAGGGACTTGAAATGTCATATACGCAGACGCCATGGGTAGAATTGGTTAAGAAAAGGGCCGTGTGGCTGATCATATTATTTGTGGGAGAAATTCTTACAGCTTCGGCCATGAGTTATTATGAAGATGAAATAGAGAAAGCCGTAATGCTGGCACTGTTCGTGCCGCTCATTATCTCCAGTGGAGGTAACTCAGGCTCTCAGGCCGCTTCTTTAATCATTAGAGCTATGGCACTTCGCGAGGTGAAGTTAGCCGACTGGTGGTACGTAATTAAAAAGGAATTATTGTCAGGGTTACTGCTCGGTGCCATATTAGGGGCAACTGGTTTTATTAGAATTTTATTTTGGCAAAAAACAGGGTTGTATGATTACGGTGAGTTTTGGTTTGCCGTAGCCGGGGCTGTTTCTGCTTCACTCGTTTTTATAGTGTTATGGGGTACCGTGGCCGGTGCCATTATTCCATTTATATTGAGGAAGGTAGGACTGGATCCTGCTACAGCATCGGCGCCATTTGTAGCTACCTTTGTGGATGTGACAGGCCTTATTATATATTTTTCTATTGCCGCTGTTTTCCTGGCTGGTAAGCTATTATAA
- a CDS encoding VOC family protein: MDKIQPFHLAIPVKELDETRKFYNTVLNCKEGRSSDRWVDLDFYGHQLVLHIADVHTEDNHNPVDGHSVPVPHFGVVLTMDDWHQLADRLKEANIEFIIEPYIRFKGEPGEQATMFFKDPSGNSLEFKAFQNIDQLFAK, encoded by the coding sequence ATGGACAAGATTCAACCCTTTCATTTGGCTATTCCTGTAAAGGAGCTAGATGAAACCAGAAAATTCTATAATACTGTTTTGAATTGTAAAGAAGGTCGATCCTCTGATCGCTGGGTAGATCTTGACTTTTACGGACATCAGCTGGTGTTGCATATTGCAGATGTGCATACTGAAGATAACCACAATCCGGTCGATGGTCATTCGGTGCCCGTGCCCCACTTTGGTGTGGTGCTCACTATGGATGATTGGCACCAGCTGGCTGATAGACTAAAAGAGGCAAATATTGAGTTTATAATTGAACCTTATATCCGCTTTAAAGGCGAGCCGGGAGAGCAGGCTACCATGTTTTTCAAAGATCCTTCAGGTAATTCATTAGAGTTTAAAGCTTTTCAGAATATAGATCAATTATTTGCTAAATAA
- a CDS encoding IS1380 family transposase, translating into MVTQNIGSLPIEYSSKPVTPFGGMSLMKRFIDQVGIREKLAELALPSPGSNRGYDPKQIVESFWLSIWTGASRYIHCDWLRYDTVLQSIFGWDGMPSQSTYSRFFGKFSQSLNNEVFPELQQWFFDQLRLGALTIDFDSTVITRYGDQQGSSKGYNPNKRGRNSHHPLMAFVSQTRMVANAWLRPGNTAASSSCREFMEETFKHALAGQKVGLVRADSGFYNEEIMSYLDEELLNYIMAVRMYPNVKSEVWGLKDWVKLAKGIELNEMVFSHENGKPRRYIIVKKQVDIRPHAGGKELFEDQPGYRYSCYVTNMDLPLDQIWNMYNTRADCENRIKELKQDFGLENFCLQDFWATEASFRFIMVAYNLMSLFRHFALNHHRKATLSTLRSYCFALGAWTANHANKKVLKISLPSKRRPWMEGIFLNISSTSPPFDYSNE; encoded by the coding sequence ATGGTTACTCAAAATATAGGGTCTTTACCCATTGAATATTCCTCCAAGCCAGTGACACCCTTTGGAGGGATGAGTTTAATGAAACGATTTATCGATCAGGTAGGGATACGAGAAAAATTAGCCGAACTGGCACTTCCATCTCCTGGTTCTAACCGAGGGTATGACCCCAAGCAAATCGTAGAGAGTTTTTGGCTGAGTATCTGGACAGGGGCTAGTAGATACATCCATTGTGACTGGTTGAGATATGATACTGTTTTACAGTCAATTTTTGGATGGGATGGTATGCCTAGCCAAAGTACCTACAGTCGTTTTTTTGGAAAATTCTCTCAATCCCTAAACAACGAAGTATTTCCAGAGCTTCAACAATGGTTCTTTGACCAGCTCCGTTTAGGAGCACTCACCATTGATTTTGATAGTACTGTGATCACTCGATATGGAGATCAACAAGGGAGTAGTAAAGGTTATAACCCCAACAAAAGAGGGAGAAATTCACATCACCCCTTGATGGCCTTTGTGAGTCAAACCAGAATGGTGGCCAATGCATGGCTCAGGCCAGGCAACACAGCGGCCAGTAGTAGTTGCAGGGAGTTCATGGAAGAAACCTTTAAGCACGCCTTGGCAGGACAAAAAGTAGGTCTGGTAAGGGCCGATAGTGGTTTTTACAACGAAGAAATCATGTCATATCTAGATGAAGAACTCCTCAATTACATTATGGCTGTACGCATGTACCCCAATGTAAAAAGCGAAGTTTGGGGGCTTAAAGATTGGGTCAAACTGGCAAAGGGAATAGAGCTGAACGAGATGGTTTTCAGTCATGAAAACGGTAAGCCAAGACGATACATTATTGTAAAAAAGCAAGTTGACATCAGGCCACATGCAGGAGGCAAGGAACTTTTTGAAGATCAGCCTGGCTATCGATATAGTTGCTATGTGACCAATATGGATTTACCTCTGGATCAGATTTGGAACATGTACAACACCCGCGCCGATTGTGAGAACAGAATTAAGGAATTGAAACAAGATTTTGGGCTTGAAAATTTTTGTTTACAAGATTTTTGGGCAACAGAAGCCTCCTTTCGCTTTATCATGGTGGCTTACAATTTGATGAGTTTATTCAGGCATTTTGCGTTGAACCATCATCGAAAAGCAACCCTATCAACCCTCAGATCCTATTGCTTTGCATTAGGAGCCTGGACAGCAAACCATGCTAATAAAAAGGTTTTAAAAATCTCATTACCCTCCAAAAGAAGACCCTGGATGGAGGGAATATTCTTGAACATATCGTCTACTAGTCCTCCTTTTGATTATTCTAATGAATAA
- a CDS encoding FG-GAP-like repeat-containing protein: MWRIYTYALSTLLLVAATNSFGQINITSSPQEEVNIGPERSSYQINIENLSGEILQNVGIQVSLPEGIEYLEGSLIDHNGFQISESDISDLQNPEFSAANLPNGQSYSLTVEYKGTCTAIDHQLAGNIFRNLVTVNSTLPEATHTSEAYNILYPSLAITSITPKNKTLPNGESFQRTITIVNAGYGSTDNIYIKDLHPVGMEITDVDLGALMGDSLITLSSVDFSSIGNGDGFFDSNESISIVQTIYGEACEDKTYTSNISAYWMIEGVSCQQTFTYGNVYLDYSSPVLKQTATAGFSTCYSSEPSAQVLKVANTSSGAANNVEVDIYNSSGSGYDPDIFTKIDVSSIQYKVGESGSLVSLAPIATELTSSADNYSCLGAGAVGKVTLSLPDIPQGESIYVLWNTEHCCINSCFKAQLGGWKSTVRYTDNCDEAYTNTIKGQDPVEASMSFFTETPAHISDGQKKTFTFLVSGHKNTYPTAENAFYEVHFQLPNGLVYEDLEGDLSWDSSPLKWNPTTVTYDPDNGTLLAQYPLPSGFELNKTEINLKLKADCSISGVTNGSKSISMSVYFIADADCGSICKVAMACDQTVSTTLICPTGCAEGMAFHNFTIQRSSFGLPDNDADGMPDASGNLDMTKVKANRVMTNDTIKSVFYGTIKTSAQHPNWTYGYAKSTIPLGAHLTPISGSVKIYDASANTYYYASGVDIQKYSSADVGVFDMDFSIPTLVANGNNDLNNFQWEDADSVELTVFYTLETNLGGMIQEVTVNNEFYVSEVANPNSTSDKFQCGFYDENITFMGYYFTVSKGSYTSITSCSKYINQFYYLSVGDCCSNYQGGNLFPYEYRNWAKIKEAKVTIPDGYKVLNINLTQWITKATNTSITQRITGIEPDDSTGSELYFNLSQYYEDQGGTFNLSDDGFRGRLAIEIAPTCDVQAGVYKEMPWAYTFDRASRLEGGSTSVWVENQYDKVQYAPASLRLTPLNPKEDGLGKTVTWTVNVENISNSSSANNAWMHMKSTSGDIQVVAVTDADNNINRPLVGDIYQLGAIEVGSTKTYYITATYSACNLEGFDVYAGYECSSYPADFASFTCPYVQTRLSVEPKPAQFQVRIQDAFVGDECSNDLDVEVEVKSVQLAIVDSLRVNFSGPASGSITYAAATSELQYNLNEAYRAVADPSLESNIYSYSIAEIDAQIGQNGLPGVLDLNNNTMRLKFNLSLNNNFKAGEYVQVSVNGQAACGADLPQINLAVDPSIKFERDTDSGLSTGTTNSWSASWGDYDNDGLEDLFVPEYDQGKASNLYHNNGDGTFTKIENVIADDMVSATASTWGDYDNDGDLDLFIATNAGSPGLLYNNQGNGSFSRVTSGEIATDEGYDHSASWIDYDNDGLLDLFVLDIIQTNFNRLYHNNGNGTFTKINNSSIVQAVSSSLGATWSDYDNDGDLDVFIPNRDQRNFLFKNEGNGNFTQIEEGIIVSEALGSVGSSWGDYDNDGDMDLFVANAGTKYNTLYNNQGDGTFEKVTSGAIVTDRGNTHGSTWTDLDNDGDLDLYITNDAGEGNYLYINNGDGSFQKVENDLTSLTQKAFGTATADFDNDGDQDIFVANHSGEPNQLYINSRGRCNQSICFTLKGTASNSTGIGAKIRVKANIYGQTIWQVIEITSQTGGGVGSQNSMKAYFGLGDAIQAEEVIVEWPSGIIQHLVGVPSGTCHEIVEEAGSTVCGTVYHDTNGNCMQDVDEKGIPNQKITIASSEKTYQLTTNANGDYQTFLAAGSYQITQNLGDGWSACNSSGYNINIAEAGQSQCDNNFGLTSVCTMPDLVIHAGTTVLHRGFENTFIITYENRGTSLAENVEVTVDFPENVEVVSGDLAWSTANGQSYTWSIGNVEAFDEGTLEVITRTNLSSIVGEMLTTQFNIEASNGDCDLLSNTTSDTNEVMGSIDPNDIWVSDTRINRLDRELTYLIRFQNVGNYPATFVRVSDEISSHLDLSTFEMLAVSHNVSELRVDGRTLKWRFDNINLPDSTSDEAASHGFIKFKIKPLDNLIHGDSIFNQANIYFDYDGAIATNIVHTVYHNPAQRIIDVFPNPLSLSEGVVGFVGDMTYPYDLTLYNSLGIKTAEIKGIDEFKVDLKPLQLTSGIYIYQLHDQYGILMTTGRLIVK, from the coding sequence ATGTGGAGAATCTATACTTATGCTTTATCAACTTTATTATTAGTAGCTGCAACAAACAGTTTTGGTCAAATCAACATTACGTCATCTCCTCAGGAAGAGGTAAATATCGGCCCTGAGCGCAGTTCTTATCAAATTAATATTGAAAATCTCTCTGGGGAAATTCTTCAAAATGTCGGTATTCAAGTATCGCTTCCTGAAGGGATAGAGTATCTCGAAGGAAGTCTAATAGATCATAACGGATTCCAAATTTCGGAAAGTGATATTTCTGACCTTCAAAATCCTGAGTTTTCGGCTGCTAATCTACCAAATGGACAATCTTATTCATTAACAGTAGAGTATAAGGGTACCTGTACCGCTATAGATCATCAGCTGGCCGGTAATATCTTTAGAAATTTAGTAACGGTTAATTCCACATTACCAGAGGCTACACATACTTCTGAAGCATATAATATATTATACCCCTCTCTTGCCATAACGAGTATCACGCCTAAAAATAAGACTTTGCCTAATGGCGAGTCATTTCAAAGAACTATAACCATAGTGAATGCAGGCTATGGAAGCACTGATAATATCTATATTAAAGACCTGCACCCGGTAGGAATGGAAATAACGGACGTAGATTTAGGGGCTTTAATGGGAGATTCACTTATCACACTTTCTTCGGTAGATTTTTCGTCTATTGGTAATGGCGATGGATTTTTTGATAGTAATGAAAGTATAAGTATAGTACAAACTATCTATGGAGAAGCATGTGAAGACAAGACTTATACATCTAATATCTCTGCCTATTGGATGATAGAAGGAGTGAGTTGCCAGCAAACATTTACTTATGGGAATGTATATTTAGATTATAGTTCTCCTGTTTTAAAACAGACGGCCACTGCAGGTTTCAGCACTTGCTATAGTTCTGAGCCTAGTGCCCAAGTTTTAAAAGTGGCAAATACCAGCTCAGGAGCAGCTAATAATGTGGAAGTGGACATTTATAATTCAAGCGGTAGCGGTTATGATCCGGATATTTTCACTAAAATCGATGTGAGTAGCATTCAATATAAGGTGGGGGAGTCAGGTAGTTTGGTATCATTGGCACCTATAGCTACAGAACTCACCAGTTCTGCGGATAATTATAGTTGCCTTGGTGCCGGAGCGGTAGGTAAAGTAACATTAAGCCTACCAGATATACCCCAGGGAGAAAGTATTTATGTTTTATGGAATACCGAGCATTGTTGTATTAATTCATGCTTTAAAGCTCAGCTAGGAGGCTGGAAGAGTACTGTTAGGTATACTGATAATTGTGATGAAGCTTATACCAATACCATTAAAGGGCAAGATCCGGTAGAAGCATCTATGAGTTTTTTCACTGAAACACCTGCTCATATTTCTGATGGACAAAAGAAGACTTTTACTTTTTTAGTGTCAGGTCATAAAAATACCTATCCTACTGCAGAGAACGCGTTTTACGAAGTGCATTTTCAATTACCCAATGGCCTTGTTTATGAAGATTTAGAAGGCGACCTGTCATGGGATAGCAGTCCGCTGAAGTGGAATCCTACTACAGTTACTTATGATCCTGATAATGGAACGCTATTAGCTCAGTACCCTTTGCCTTCTGGTTTTGAACTCAATAAAACAGAAATTAACCTGAAGCTCAAGGCTGATTGTAGCATTTCTGGAGTTACAAATGGTAGTAAGAGCATTTCTATGTCAGTATATTTTATTGCTGATGCTGATTGTGGCAGCATTTGTAAAGTGGCTATGGCTTGTGATCAAACCGTGAGTACCACTCTGATTTGCCCTACAGGATGTGCCGAGGGTATGGCTTTTCATAATTTTACAATCCAAAGATCAAGCTTTGGCCTGCCAGACAATGATGCCGATGGAATGCCTGATGCCTCAGGAAATCTGGATATGACCAAGGTGAAGGCTAACAGGGTAATGACCAATGACACTATAAAGTCTGTTTTTTATGGTACTATAAAAACTTCGGCACAGCACCCTAATTGGACTTATGGCTATGCGAAATCTACTATACCATTAGGCGCTCACCTTACACCAATTTCTGGAAGCGTTAAAATATATGATGCAAGCGCTAATACTTATTATTATGCTTCAGGAGTAGATATTCAGAAGTATTCTTCCGCTGATGTAGGTGTTTTTGATATGGATTTTAGTATTCCAACACTGGTTGCCAATGGAAATAATGACCTGAATAATTTTCAGTGGGAAGATGCTGATTCTGTAGAACTAACAGTTTTTTATACACTGGAAACCAATCTGGGAGGTATGATTCAAGAAGTAACGGTGAATAATGAGTTTTACGTGAGTGAAGTAGCTAACCCTAATAGTACTTCAGATAAGTTTCAGTGTGGCTTTTATGATGAAAACATTACCTTCATGGGGTATTATTTTACTGTAAGTAAAGGTAGTTATACTTCAATTACTAGCTGCAGTAAATATATCAACCAGTTTTACTACTTAAGCGTAGGAGATTGTTGTTCTAATTATCAAGGAGGTAATTTATTTCCTTATGAATATAGAAATTGGGCCAAAATCAAGGAGGCGAAAGTGACTATTCCGGATGGTTATAAAGTGCTTAATATTAACCTGACGCAGTGGATTACAAAGGCTACAAATACAAGTATAACTCAACGAATTACCGGAATAGAGCCGGATGATTCTACAGGAAGTGAGCTGTATTTTAATCTATCGCAGTATTATGAAGACCAGGGAGGAACTTTCAATCTAAGTGATGATGGTTTTAGAGGTAGATTGGCAATTGAAATAGCCCCCACGTGTGACGTTCAGGCTGGAGTTTACAAAGAAATGCCCTGGGCATATACATTTGATCGTGCCAGCAGGTTAGAAGGCGGAAGCACCTCTGTTTGGGTGGAAAACCAGTATGATAAAGTGCAATATGCTCCTGCATCTTTACGCTTGACCCCTTTAAATCCTAAAGAAGATGGTTTAGGTAAAACAGTAACCTGGACTGTTAATGTGGAAAATATTTCGAACAGTTCTTCAGCCAATAATGCCTGGATGCATATGAAATCAACCTCAGGAGATATTCAGGTGGTGGCTGTTACTGATGCAGATAATAATATCAATAGGCCGTTAGTGGGTGATATTTATCAATTAGGAGCTATAGAGGTAGGAAGTACTAAAACTTACTACATAACTGCTACCTATTCGGCCTGTAATTTGGAAGGTTTTGATGTTTATGCAGGATATGAATGTTCTAGTTATCCGGCCGATTTTGCAAGCTTTACCTGTCCTTATGTACAAACCAGGTTATCGGTGGAGCCAAAACCAGCGCAGTTTCAGGTGAGAATACAAGATGCTTTTGTAGGTGATGAATGTTCTAATGATTTAGATGTGGAAGTAGAAGTGAAAAGTGTGCAACTAGCTATTGTAGATAGTCTGCGTGTTAATTTTTCAGGACCAGCCTCGGGTAGCATCACTTATGCTGCAGCTACCAGTGAGCTCCAGTATAATCTTAATGAAGCATACAGAGCAGTGGCAGATCCATCTCTTGAGTCTAATATTTATTCTTATAGTATTGCTGAAATTGACGCTCAAATTGGTCAGAATGGTTTGCCAGGTGTTCTTGATCTCAATAATAATACGATGAGACTAAAATTTAACCTGTCACTCAATAATAACTTTAAAGCAGGAGAGTATGTACAAGTAAGTGTAAATGGACAAGCCGCATGTGGTGCTGATTTACCTCAAATTAACTTAGCGGTGGATCCAAGTATTAAGTTTGAGAGAGATACTGATTCTGGCTTGTCTACAGGTACCACTAACAGTTGGAGTGCCAGCTGGGGAGATTATGATAACGATGGTTTAGAAGACCTGTTTGTACCTGAATATGATCAGGGTAAAGCCAGTAATCTGTATCATAATAATGGTGATGGTACCTTTACCAAAATAGAGAATGTCATTGCTGATGACATGGTCTCAGCTACTGCCTCTACATGGGGAGATTATGATAATGATGGTGATCTTGATCTATTTATAGCTACTAATGCTGGTAGTCCGGGCTTACTGTATAATAACCAGGGCAATGGAAGTTTTAGTAGAGTAACCTCAGGAGAAATTGCTACAGATGAAGGATATGACCATAGTGCTAGTTGGATAGATTATGATAATGATGGCCTGCTTGATTTGTTCGTATTAGATATTATTCAAACTAATTTTAACAGACTATACCATAATAATGGCAATGGTACTTTTACTAAAATAAATAACTCCAGCATAGTTCAGGCAGTGTCAAGTTCATTAGGAGCAACTTGGTCTGACTATGATAATGATGGAGACCTGGATGTATTTATTCCTAATCGGGATCAAAGAAACTTCCTTTTCAAAAATGAAGGAAATGGTAATTTCACCCAAATTGAAGAGGGAATAATAGTTTCAGAAGCATTGGGTTCAGTAGGTTCTAGTTGGGGAGATTATGATAACGACGGCGATATGGATCTGTTTGTAGCTAATGCAGGCACAAAATATAATACCTTATATAACAATCAGGGAGATGGTACTTTTGAGAAAGTAACTTCTGGAGCTATAGTAACTGATAGAGGAAACACTCACGGTAGCACCTGGACGGACCTAGATAATGACGGTGACCTGGATTTATATATCACAAATGATGCGGGAGAAGGTAACTACCTATATATTAATAACGGAGACGGCTCTTTTCAAAAGGTAGAAAATGACCTTACTAGCCTTACTCAAAAAGCATTTGGTACTGCCACTGCGGATTTCGATAATGATGGTGATCAGGATATTTTCGTAGCCAACCATTCAGGGGAGCCTAACCAGCTTTATATCAACAGCCGAGGTAGGTGTAATCAATCGATATGTTTTACTTTAAAAGGAACAGCTTCTAATAGTACAGGCATAGGAGCAAAAATTAGGGTAAAGGCCAATATATATGGACAGACCATATGGCAGGTAATAGAAATTACTTCTCAGACCGGAGGAGGAGTAGGATCTCAAAATTCTATGAAGGCCTATTTTGGTTTGGGAGATGCCATCCAGGCCGAGGAAGTAATAGTGGAATGGCCCTCAGGTATAATTCAGCATCTGGTAGGTGTGCCTTCTGGAACTTGCCATGAAATAGTAGAGGAGGCAGGAAGTACAGTATGTGGTACAGTTTACCATGATACTAATGGCAACTGTATGCAGGATGTTGATGAGAAAGGTATTCCAAATCAAAAAATAACTATAGCATCATCTGAAAAAACCTATCAGCTAACTACTAATGCTAATGGGGATTATCAGACTTTCCTGGCAGCCGGATCATACCAAATAACTCAAAATTTAGGTGATGGCTGGTCTGCTTGTAATAGTAGTGGCTATAACATCAATATTGCAGAAGCTGGTCAGAGTCAATGTGATAATAACTTCGGATTAACATCTGTTTGTACTATGCCTGATTTAGTTATTCACGCAGGAACCACAGTTCTGCATCGTGGGTTTGAAAATACGTTTATTATAACCTATGAAAACAGAGGCACCTCTCTAGCGGAAAATGTTGAAGTTACAGTGGACTTTCCAGAAAATGTAGAGGTAGTGAGCGGTGACTTAGCCTGGAGTACTGCAAATGGGCAATCCTATACCTGGAGCATTGGTAACGTAGAGGCTTTTGATGAAGGTACGCTGGAAGTAATTACCAGAACTAACCTTTCTTCTATTGTAGGAGAAATGCTTACTACTCAGTTCAATATAGAAGCATCTAACGGTGATTGTGATTTATTGTCTAATACAACCTCCGATACTAATGAAGTGATGGGCTCTATAGATCCTAATGATATTTGGGTTTCAGATACCAGAATTAATAGGTTGGATAGGGAATTGACTTATCTGATCCGGTTTCAAAATGTAGGTAATTATCCGGCTACGTTCGTTAGGGTGTCAGATGAAATTAGCTCGCATTTAGATCTAAGTACTTTTGAAATGTTAGCTGTAAGTCATAACGTAAGTGAGCTAAGAGTAGATGGAAGGACATTAAAATGGAGGTTCGATAATATTAACTTGCCTGATAGTACTTCTGATGAGGCCGCGAGTCATGGGTTTATCAAGTTCAAAATAAAACCATTAGACAACCTTATTCATGGAGATTCAATTTTTAATCAAGCCAATATATATTTTGATTATGATGGAGCTATTGCCACTAACATAGTGCACACGGTTTATCATAACCCGGCTCAGCGTATAATAGATGTTTTCCCTAACCCATTATCACTATCAGAAGGTGTGGTTGGTTTTGTAGGAGACATGACTTATCCATATGATTTGACCCTTTATAATAGTTTAGGAATAAAAACCGCCGAAATAAAAGGTATTGATGAGTTTAAAGTGGATTTAAAGCCACTTCAATTAACCTCTGGCATTTACATATACCAATTGCATGATCAATATGGTATATTAATGACTACTGGTAGGTTAATAGTAAAGTAA